In a genomic window of Acidobacteriota bacterium:
- a CDS encoding AAA family ATPase: protein MITSLRLVDFKNFADETLRVGPFTVVVGANASGKSNIRDAFRFLQGVGRGYTLAEIIGGRYGADGRVEWRPIRGAANEIIRFGQVAFAFEIGLTLENGEATYSIEVSPEISRTSGFRITYERLRVGQKDVFEKPRTPYPDVYIDLDNGRRINIKRDRPAVTQVCESRQAGIRYRDLTRQVLNALKSMRFLEPSLDRMRDPTFPGANVLGDSGDNLPTVLEEICADAERRAILASWLRELTPMDVCGFEFPRGPSGRVHLMVCEANGRKVSAYSASDGTLRFLVILAALLGSNSKGLYFFEDLDNGIHPVRLHLLADLIERQTAKHCIQVVTTTHAPTLLTAINDDTFKSTSVVCRLENKSDAIIRRVAELPNVQELRRDQGLGRLHESGWMEDALYFTEDYGEAKDGS, encoded by the coding sequence GTGATCACTTCACTTCGACTCGTCGATTTCAAGAACTTCGCTGACGAGACACTGCGTGTCGGTCCATTTACCGTGGTTGTCGGCGCCAACGCCAGCGGCAAGAGCAACATCCGGGACGCGTTCCGTTTTCTCCAAGGTGTCGGCCGCGGTTATACGCTGGCAGAGATCATCGGCGGCAGATATGGCGCTGACGGGCGCGTTGAGTGGCGACCGATCCGAGGCGCAGCAAATGAAATCATCCGCTTTGGCCAAGTTGCGTTCGCATTTGAGATTGGTTTGACGTTGGAGAATGGGGAGGCCACGTATTCGATTGAGGTCAGCCCTGAAATATCTCGAACCAGCGGATTCAGAATCACATATGAGCGCCTCCGCGTTGGTCAGAAAGATGTCTTTGAGAAACCCAGGACCCCATACCCAGACGTATACATTGATCTGGACAACGGTCGCCGAATCAACATCAAACGGGATCGGCCGGCGGTGACGCAGGTTTGTGAAAGCCGACAAGCAGGGATTCGGTATAGGGATCTCACGAGACAGGTCCTCAATGCCCTGAAGAGTATGCGTTTTCTGGAACCGTCACTGGATCGGATGCGCGACCCAACGTTTCCTGGAGCCAATGTGTTGGGGGATTCCGGCGACAATTTGCCGACGGTGTTGGAGGAAATCTGCGCCGATGCCGAGCGTCGAGCCATTCTAGCGAGCTGGTTACGCGAACTCACGCCAATGGATGTGTGTGGCTTCGAGTTTCCGCGTGGTCCGAGTGGCCGCGTCCATCTCATGGTCTGTGAAGCCAATGGCAGGAAGGTGTCGGCCTACAGTGCTTCGGATGGAACTTTGCGCTTTCTCGTCATACTGGCAGCGCTGCTTGGCTCAAACTCCAAGGGCCTGTATTTCTTTGAAGATTTGGACAACGGAATCCATCCGGTCAGGCTGCATTTGCTGGCGGATCTGATCGAACGACAAACCGCGAAGCACTGTATTCAGGTGGTCACGACGACTCATGCACCGACACTGTTGACCGCTATCAACGACGATACGTTTAAGAGCACATCCGTAGTGTGCCGCTTGGAAAACAAATCTGATGCAATCATCCGCCGAGTTGCCGAGCTGCCCAACGTGCAGGAACTGCGGAGAGATCAAGGCCTTGGCCGGCTCCATGAATCCGGCTGGATGGAGGATGCGCTCTATTTCACCGAAGACTACGGCGAAGCGAAGGACGGCTCGTGA
- a CDS encoding M1 family aminopeptidase: MKVLIAISLLVLGNAPAWAETAPAGPRLLDVSHYDIEVEVDPQERFLEGSARVTFKVLENILSIPFDFNNQLSILSTMDQDGNRYSTRFDDLSQKNMRVQGPKSLNPGTEVTLTFRFEGNLEGDEFAFLNVARTEKAVISPDGALLLSEGRWFPQHLLPFDSATAKVRVRVPLGFSAVAPGRLESIRTEGVTEVFNWSSDYPLTEIPVVVSQYLRQDFKEGPVPISFHVREDFKGDLTPWAQEIEKILEFYNQEYGPSPLSKLDLVAVGKVELETAGSFGLIFLESGLLEAKRMPVVELAKRLARHWWGYSVRPKGDRDVFLREGFCTYAALRYMESSHADDFRGVLAREAVDAMKHQKLAPITEGLTFKPGSSQYESIVGSKGAWVLYMLGQLIGREGFDGYFKEWYQERKDQESGIQDFVDFVQRKSGEDYGWFFVQWVESVGVPEFKVDYNIYKLRDGTFQIRGQVKQDIDLFRMPADLRIETKGDANDDKLVIGGRSTSFKLDMKDRPLRVVVDPNGKILNDSDRMRVLVHIALGEDYQRKAEFVAAIQEFEKAKEMDPRSSMASYRLGEVFFQQHSFSNSANAFRESLNGNLNPPWIETWIHIYLGKIYDILGQRERAKSEYRKAANSKIDYNGAQAEAKKYLEEPFTRPRTVSG, encoded by the coding sequence ATGAAAGTGCTGATTGCGATTTCTCTTCTGGTACTGGGGAATGCTCCGGCATGGGCGGAGACGGCGCCCGCCGGACCGCGCCTGCTGGATGTGAGCCATTACGACATCGAGGTGGAGGTGGACCCCCAGGAGCGTTTCCTGGAGGGATCGGCCCGGGTCACCTTCAAGGTCCTGGAGAACATCCTCAGCATCCCCTTCGACTTCAACAATCAGCTCAGCATTCTGTCGACCATGGACCAGGACGGGAACCGGTACTCGACACGATTCGACGACCTGAGCCAGAAGAACATGAGGGTTCAGGGCCCCAAGTCCCTCAACCCGGGGACCGAGGTGACGCTCACTTTCCGGTTCGAGGGGAATCTGGAAGGGGATGAATTCGCCTTCCTGAACGTCGCCCGCACCGAGAAGGCCGTGATTTCCCCCGACGGAGCACTGCTCCTGTCCGAGGGCCGCTGGTTTCCTCAGCACCTGCTTCCGTTCGACTCGGCGACGGCCAAGGTACGGGTGCGGGTTCCCCTTGGATTCTCGGCCGTGGCGCCCGGCCGCCTGGAGTCGATCCGGACCGAGGGCGTCACCGAAGTCTTCAATTGGTCGAGCGACTATCCCCTGACCGAAATCCCCGTGGTGGTCTCCCAATACCTCCGGCAGGATTTCAAGGAGGGTCCGGTTCCCATCAGCTTCCACGTGAGGGAGGACTTCAAGGGCGACTTGACTCCCTGGGCTCAGGAGATCGAAAAGATCCTGGAATTCTACAACCAGGAGTACGGTCCCAGCCCGCTGTCCAAACTGGACCTGGTTGCGGTGGGCAAGGTGGAGTTGGAGACCGCCGGGTCGTTCGGCCTCATATTTCTGGAATCCGGACTGCTCGAAGCCAAGCGGATGCCGGTGGTGGAGTTGGCCAAACGGCTGGCCCGTCATTGGTGGGGGTACTCGGTGCGACCGAAGGGGGACCGCGACGTCTTCCTCCGCGAAGGTTTCTGCACCTACGCGGCACTCCGTTACATGGAGTCGAGTCACGCCGACGATTTTCGCGGCGTGCTGGCCCGCGAGGCGGTGGATGCCATGAAGCACCAGAAACTGGCCCCCATCACCGAGGGCCTCACCTTCAAGCCCGGTTCTTCCCAGTACGAGTCCATCGTCGGCAGCAAGGGGGCCTGGGTGCTCTACATGCTGGGTCAGCTCATCGGCCGGGAGGGCTTCGACGGGTATTTCAAGGAGTGGTACCAGGAGCGGAAGGACCAGGAGTCGGGCATCCAGGATTTCGTCGACTTCGTCCAGCGGAAGAGCGGCGAAGACTACGGCTGGTTCTTCGTCCAGTGGGTGGAGTCGGTCGGAGTCCCCGAGTTCAAGGTCGACTACAACATCTACAAGCTGAGAGACGGGACATTCCAGATCCGCGGCCAGGTGAAGCAGGACATCGACCTCTTCCGCATGCCGGCCGACCTGCGAATCGAGACCAAGGGTGACGCCAACGACGACAAACTGGTCATCGGAGGCCGCTCCACGTCGTTCAAGCTCGACATGAAGGACCGGCCCCTCCGGGTGGTGGTGGATCCCAACGGAAAGATCCTGAACGATTCGGATCGGATGCGGGTCCTGGTCCACATCGCGCTGGGAGAGGACTACCAGCGGAAGGCGGAGTTCGTGGCGGCGATTCAGGAATTCGAGAAGGCCAAGGAGATGGACCCCAGAAGCTCCATGGCCAGCTATCGGCTGGGCGAGGTGTTCTTCCAGCAGCACAGCTTCTCCAATTCGGCCAACGCCTTCCGGGAGTCGCTCAACGGGAACCTGAACCCACCCTGGATCGAGACCTGGATCCATATCTACCTGGGAAAGATCTACGACATCCTGGGCCAGCGGGAGCGGGCCAAGTCGGAATACCGCAAGGCCGCCAACAGCAAGATCGACTACAACGGAGCCCAGGCCGAGGCCAAGAAATACCTGGAGGAGCCCTTCACCCGCCCCCGCACCGTCTCCGGCTGA
- the lpxB gene encoding lipid-A-disaccharide synthase yields the protein MGVIPKVSVLVVAGETSGEQHAAALVREIDRLSSGIRIQWFGSGSQKMSQAGVDLLEDVSRLAAIGPWEAAGNLSSYWNLYQSILREVRLRRTRLAILVDFPDFNLRLARRLKQAGVTVVYFIAPQVWAWRSSRVRQIRRDVDLVLAVFPFEQEYFRSRGVNALYVGNPSLERLREVEPGAGSGPQEEPLVALLPGSRIQEVRRIFPRMLDAARYAARRCQARYWVVKAPDLPLEELKEVYRSWLGRRGKPLPLEFREEETAQVLPRTDCAIIKSGTSTLEATLLRVPFAMVYRMSWPTWIFARLLVRTRTYSLTNLVMGERIVPEFIQWQARGRTIGRYLVRLLTQEGERASVREKLGQAAGRLGRQNAYREAAVQVRSYLQE from the coding sequence ATGGGTGTGATTCCAAAAGTCTCAGTTCTGGTGGTGGCCGGAGAAACCTCCGGCGAGCAGCATGCCGCGGCGCTGGTCCGGGAAATCGACCGGCTCAGCTCCGGCATCCGGATCCAGTGGTTCGGGAGCGGCAGCCAAAAGATGTCCCAGGCGGGCGTTGACCTGCTGGAGGACGTCTCCAGGCTGGCCGCCATCGGTCCCTGGGAGGCGGCTGGAAATCTGTCCAGCTATTGGAACCTGTATCAGAGCATTCTCCGGGAGGTCCGGTTGCGCCGGACCCGGCTCGCCATCCTGGTCGACTTTCCCGATTTCAATCTCAGGCTGGCCCGCCGTTTGAAACAGGCGGGCGTGACGGTCGTATACTTCATTGCACCCCAGGTGTGGGCATGGCGCTCTTCGCGCGTCCGCCAGATTCGAAGGGACGTGGATCTGGTTCTGGCCGTCTTTCCCTTCGAGCAGGAGTACTTTCGGAGCCGGGGCGTCAACGCTCTCTACGTGGGGAATCCGTCTCTGGAGCGGCTTCGAGAGGTGGAGCCCGGAGCCGGGTCCGGCCCGCAGGAGGAACCCCTGGTGGCTCTGCTGCCGGGCAGCCGGATCCAGGAGGTGCGGCGAATCTTCCCACGCATGCTGGACGCCGCCCGCTACGCTGCCCGCCGCTGCCAGGCACGATACTGGGTGGTCAAGGCTCCGGACCTGCCGCTGGAGGAACTAAAAGAAGTCTATCGAAGCTGGTTGGGGAGGCGGGGCAAGCCCTTGCCGCTGGAGTTCCGGGAGGAGGAAACGGCCCAAGTCCTTCCCCGGACCGACTGTGCCATAATCAAAAGTGGGACCTCTACATTGGAAGCCACGTTGCTGCGCGTTCCGTTCGCCATGGTCTACCGGATGTCGTGGCCGACATGGATATTCGCCCGTCTTCTGGTCCGGACCCGGACCTACTCTCTGACCAATCTGGTTATGGGCGAACGCATCGTGCCCGAGTTCATTCAATGGCAAGCGCGGGGACGGACCATCGGCCGCTACCTGGTGCGGCTCCTCACTCAGGAAGGGGAGAGGGCGAGCGTCAGGGAGAAATTGGGACAGGCCGCCGGCCGCCTGGGCCGGCAGAACGCGTATCGTGAAGCTGCGGTGCAGGTCCGAAGTTATCTGCAGGAGTGA
- the mnmA gene encoding tRNA 2-thiouridine(34) synthase MnmA, whose translation MERILLAMSGGVDSSAAAVLLKDAGYDIVGCTMRLWDHRKDPQGTAVRSGRCCSLDDTYDARRVAERLAVPFYVVNMEKVFREKVIRTFIGEYLEGRTPSPCVLCNTFVKFDRLMDFARQIGLQRVATGHYVRVGRDEEDGHVLLKALDTDKDQSYFLFELNQDQLARTLFPVGEYPKAAVRDIARANGLVTADKPESQEICFVSGGNYADFIRRQAGGVDHDFLPVLQEQERPGPVLMADGSRVGTHRGLFRFTVGQRRGLGISHPRPLYVLRLERRKNAVIVGYKEELFSTGLVAERVHWISGRTPRGPVRASVKIRSRHAEAAAEIDCPAAAAENGGGMARVVFDRPQMSVSPGQAAVFYQGDRVLGGGWIRERIQ comes from the coding sequence ATGGAGCGGATCCTTCTGGCCATGAGTGGCGGCGTGGACAGCTCTGCCGCCGCAGTCCTGCTCAAGGACGCGGGCTACGACATCGTGGGATGCACCATGCGGTTGTGGGACCACCGCAAGGACCCCCAGGGTACGGCGGTCCGGTCCGGGCGTTGCTGCTCGCTGGACGACACTTACGACGCGCGCCGGGTGGCGGAAAGGTTGGCGGTCCCGTTTTACGTCGTCAACATGGAGAAGGTCTTTCGGGAAAAGGTCATCAGGACCTTTATCGGAGAGTACCTGGAGGGCAGGACTCCGTCTCCCTGCGTGCTCTGCAATACCTTCGTCAAGTTCGACCGGTTGATGGATTTCGCTCGTCAGATCGGTCTCCAGCGGGTGGCCACCGGTCACTACGTTCGGGTGGGCCGCGACGAAGAAGACGGCCACGTGCTCCTGAAGGCCCTGGACACGGACAAGGACCAGTCCTATTTCCTGTTCGAGCTCAACCAGGATCAGTTGGCCCGGACGCTGTTTCCCGTGGGCGAGTATCCCAAGGCCGCGGTTCGGGACATCGCCCGCGCCAACGGGCTTGTCACCGCCGACAAACCGGAGAGCCAGGAAATCTGTTTCGTTTCCGGGGGCAACTACGCGGACTTCATTCGCCGGCAGGCCGGAGGGGTGGATCACGACTTTCTGCCGGTCCTCCAGGAGCAGGAGCGTCCCGGGCCGGTGCTCATGGCGGACGGCTCGCGGGTGGGGACTCACCGGGGACTGTTCCGTTTCACGGTGGGACAGAGGCGGGGCCTGGGCATCTCGCATCCACGGCCTCTGTACGTTCTGCGTCTGGAGCGGCGGAAGAACGCCGTGATCGTCGGTTACAAGGAGGAGCTGTTCAGCACGGGGCTGGTGGCCGAGCGTGTCCATTGGATCTCGGGACGGACGCCGCGGGGCCCGGTCCGGGCCTCGGTCAAGATCCGTTCCCGGCACGCCGAGGCCGCCGCGGAGATCGACTGCCCGGCGGCGGCAGCGGAGAACGGGGGAGGAATGGCGCGTGTCGTCTTCGATCGTCCTCAGATGTCGGTCTCGCCCGGTCAGGCGGCGGTCTTCTACCAGGGTGACCGGGTCCTGGGCGGAGGCTGGATCCGCGAGCGCATCCAGTAA
- a CDS encoding DUF1501 domain-containing protein, whose amino-acid sequence MSVPKPGQKIGCLTCTESLLQRREFIRTGALSLFGISLGRYLQAKSVFAEAGIDVEANATAKSCILVWLDGGPSHVDMWDPKAGSSFNPISTNVPGIQISELLPRMAKRMDKVSIIRSMHTEENNHGQGTYYALTGHRPTAAMQFPSFGSIVTRERGPRNYVPAHIAVPGYTQGAKGTYLKGAFLDAKYDPMVVGTDPNSEGFQVQDLSLPKAISPKRLEDRRSLLTLMDDTYRRKMERAEAFKMDSFTEQAVNMVLSSEVREAFDLSKEPEKTRDAYGRTGFGQSLLLSRRLVEAGSRFVTAAGHDLNGWDTHADNDKKHRDNLVPGLERSLPVLLDDLEERGLLESTLVLVMGEFGRTPRFNSKGGRDHWPHCWSMILGGGGIEGGKVVGASDERGAFVAERMVTMGDVHATVYKAFGIDWTKEYMSPIGRPVKIANSIDDTTGQPVHELI is encoded by the coding sequence ATGAGCGTACCCAAGCCCGGCCAAAAGATCGGCTGTCTGACCTGCACCGAGTCGCTGCTGCAGCGGCGCGAGTTCATCCGGACCGGGGCCCTCAGCCTGTTCGGCATCAGCCTCGGCCGCTATCTCCAGGCCAAGAGCGTCTTTGCGGAAGCCGGCATCGACGTGGAAGCGAACGCTACCGCCAAGTCGTGCATCCTGGTCTGGCTGGACGGGGGACCGAGCCACGTCGACATGTGGGACCCCAAGGCCGGCAGCAGCTTCAACCCCATCTCCACCAACGTTCCCGGAATCCAGATCTCCGAGCTCCTTCCCCGCATGGCCAAGCGCATGGACAAGGTCTCCATCATCCGGTCCATGCACACCGAGGAGAACAACCACGGACAGGGGACCTACTACGCCCTCACCGGACACCGGCCCACGGCGGCCATGCAGTTCCCCTCCTTCGGTTCCATCGTCACGCGGGAACGGGGCCCCAGAAATTACGTACCGGCACATATTGCGGTCCCTGGTTACACGCAGGGGGCCAAGGGAACCTACCTCAAGGGGGCGTTTCTGGACGCCAAGTACGATCCCATGGTGGTGGGCACCGATCCCAACAGCGAAGGCTTTCAGGTGCAGGATCTGAGCCTGCCCAAGGCCATTTCGCCGAAACGGCTGGAGGACCGCCGTTCGCTCCTGACCCTGATGGACGACACCTACCGCCGGAAGATGGAGAGGGCTGAAGCGTTCAAGATGGACAGCTTCACCGAGCAGGCCGTGAACATGGTCCTCTCCTCCGAAGTGCGGGAGGCGTTCGACCTCTCCAAGGAGCCGGAGAAGACCCGCGACGCCTACGGCCGCACCGGATTCGGACAGAGTCTGCTGCTGTCGCGCCGGCTGGTGGAGGCGGGAAGCCGATTCGTCACCGCGGCCGGCCACGATCTCAACGGCTGGGACACGCACGCCGACAACGACAAGAAACACCGGGACAACCTGGTCCCCGGCCTGGAGCGATCCCTTCCCGTGCTACTGGACGACCTGGAAGAACGGGGCCTGCTGGAGTCGACTCTCGTTCTGGTCATGGGCGAGTTCGGACGGACGCCTCGCTTCAACTCCAAGGGGGGACGGGACCACTGGCCCCATTGCTGGTCCATGATCCTGGGCGGAGGCGGTATCGAGGGGGGCAAGGTGGTGGGCGCCAGCGACGAGCGGGGCGCCTTCGTGGCCGAACGAATGGTGACCATGGGAGACGTGCACGCCACCGTCTACAAGGCCTTCGGGATCGACTGGACCAAGGAGTACATGAGCCCCATCGGCCGCCCCGTCAAGATCGCCAATTCCATCGACGACACCACGGGCCAGCCGGTTCACGAGCTGATCTGA
- a CDS encoding DUF1553 domain-containing protein, giving the protein MTEPTERKPWTRAPAGASMAIVLVLTGSLLFSGTPAPSPSHSPQALSLRMMPQEIRMWGAGASQRLVVVAAFADGTERDVTADTRLEVKDRDVADLSAEGKLVPRNNGGTAIRAEFQGQVSQASIQVRESQASRPFSFSREIGGILTRRGCNDSACHGGVKGRGGFKLSLDARHPQEDHRWIVEGGTYQVLSPESAEPIRPRVDPKKPEESLLLQKPTFQIPHGGGSRFSAESADYAALRDWVREGAPVREEEQLRIERIEIFPSYLVLEKGQHRQLLVTGHLGNGRTEDLTDQVRYETVNPELVRISPTGRVEAVATGETALLVRAPGRVANSRIGVIADAVHMVPQVADNNLIDRHVFAKLRKLRIAPSSLSSDEEFLRRVCLDLTGTLPPPDRAREFLSSTDPAKRDRLIDTLLETPEYIDYWTFRFSDLYRVSYSSTGTPAHSLVYWAWIRNSLTENKPYDQMAFERISAQGNDGPSRHFLQNGEVTKPEDGMPEEMRVFLGYRLDCAQCHHHPFEEWSQDQFWGLAAFFGRLSRTEWTSEGAIVVFEDPAGRVPDYEESEDTVKVLHPRTGQEASPVFPDGTPLSEEKSFDPRLALAEWITDHPNFSRTIVNRMWGHMFGRGIVDPVDDFRSTNPPTHPELLDELARDFAENGYDLKRLLRLIAKSRTYQLSAIPNATNRNDVANYSRRVRRDMDAEILLDSISNVTGVPETFKNNWMGVAPAGTRAIHLRVPDLYSSTFLEIHDRPNRASIPERKNDASLKKALHIMVGSTYQEKITHPGNRLDQLVKVGRTDGEIIEELYLRAFSRLPSETEQSRLERVVASGESRKEALQDIMWAMITSREFASN; this is encoded by the coding sequence ATGACGGAGCCGACCGAGCGGAAACCCTGGACCCGGGCTCCGGCCGGGGCATCGATGGCCATCGTCCTGGTTCTTACCGGTTCGCTGCTTTTTTCGGGAACGCCTGCTCCCTCACCTTCTCACTCGCCTCAAGCTCTGTCGTTGCGCATGATGCCCCAGGAGATCCGAATGTGGGGCGCCGGCGCCTCTCAGCGGCTGGTGGTGGTGGCGGCATTCGCCGACGGAACGGAGCGGGACGTCACCGCCGACACCCGCCTGGAGGTGAAAGACCGCGACGTCGCCGATTTGAGCGCCGAAGGGAAGCTCGTCCCCCGCAACAACGGGGGTACGGCGATCAGGGCGGAATTTCAGGGTCAGGTTTCCCAGGCCTCGATCCAGGTGCGTGAGAGCCAGGCATCAAGACCGTTCAGTTTCTCCAGAGAAATCGGCGGCATACTCACCCGGCGGGGCTGCAACGATTCGGCCTGTCACGGCGGAGTCAAGGGGCGCGGCGGCTTCAAGCTCTCGCTGGATGCCAGGCATCCCCAGGAAGACCACCGCTGGATCGTGGAGGGCGGCACCTACCAGGTCCTGTCGCCCGAGAGCGCCGAACCGATCCGGCCGCGAGTGGATCCGAAAAAACCGGAAGAGAGCCTGCTGCTGCAGAAGCCGACGTTCCAGATTCCCCATGGCGGAGGCAGCCGCTTCTCGGCTGAGTCCGCCGATTACGCGGCGCTTCGAGACTGGGTCCGGGAAGGCGCCCCGGTTCGGGAAGAAGAACAGCTCCGGATCGAGAGAATCGAGATCTTTCCCTCCTATCTGGTCCTGGAGAAGGGCCAGCACCGGCAGTTGCTGGTCACCGGACATTTGGGGAATGGAAGAACCGAGGACCTGACGGACCAGGTGCGCTATGAGACGGTCAACCCCGAACTGGTTCGGATCTCCCCCACCGGCCGGGTAGAGGCCGTCGCCACGGGAGAAACGGCCCTGCTGGTGCGGGCGCCGGGCAGGGTGGCCAACTCCCGGATCGGCGTCATCGCCGATGCAGTGCACATGGTCCCGCAGGTGGCCGACAACAACCTCATCGACCGCCACGTGTTCGCCAAACTGCGGAAGCTGCGGATCGCCCCCTCGAGCCTCTCTTCCGACGAAGAGTTCCTGCGGCGGGTCTGCCTGGACCTGACCGGCACCCTTCCGCCGCCGGATCGAGCTCGTGAGTTTCTGAGCAGCACCGATCCCGCGAAACGGGACCGTCTCATCGACACCTTGCTGGAGACGCCCGAGTACATCGACTATTGGACCTTCCGCTTCAGCGATCTTTACCGGGTTTCCTACTCCTCCACGGGGACACCGGCCCATTCCCTGGTCTACTGGGCCTGGATCCGAAACAGCCTGACCGAGAACAAGCCCTACGACCAGATGGCCTTCGAGCGGATCTCGGCACAGGGCAACGACGGACCCTCCCGGCACTTCCTGCAGAACGGAGAGGTTACAAAACCCGAGGACGGCATGCCCGAGGAGATGCGGGTCTTCCTGGGCTACCGGCTGGACTGCGCCCAGTGCCACCATCATCCCTTCGAAGAATGGTCTCAGGACCAGTTCTGGGGTCTGGCGGCCTTCTTCGGGCGGCTGAGCCGGACCGAGTGGACCTCGGAGGGCGCCATCGTGGTCTTCGAGGACCCGGCCGGCCGCGTCCCCGACTACGAGGAGTCGGAGGACACGGTCAAGGTCCTCCATCCCCGGACCGGCCAGGAAGCCTCCCCGGTGTTTCCCGACGGGACGCCGTTGTCCGAGGAGAAGTCATTCGATCCACGACTGGCCCTGGCCGAGTGGATCACGGACCATCCCAACTTCTCCCGGACCATCGTGAACCGGATGTGGGGACACATGTTCGGCAGGGGGATCGTCGACCCGGTGGACGACTTCCGTTCCACCAATCCTCCGACGCATCCCGAGTTGCTGGACGAGCTGGCCCGGGATTTCGCCGAAAACGGCTACGACCTCAAGCGCCTGCTGCGGCTCATCGCCAAGTCCCGCACCTATCAGCTCTCGGCCATTCCCAACGCCACCAACCGGAACGATGTGGCCAATTACTCCCGCCGGGTGCGCCGGGACATGGATGCCGAGATTCTCCTGGACTCCATCTCCAACGTCACGGGCGTCCCCGAGACCTTCAAGAACAATTGGATGGGCGTCGCTCCCGCCGGGACCCGCGCCATTCACCTCCGGGTCCCCGACCTCTACTCGTCCACGTTCCTGGAGATCCACGACCGTCCCAACCGCGCCAGCATCCCCGAGCGCAAGAACGACGCCAGCCTGAAGAAGGCGCTCCACATCATGGTCGGCTCGACCTATCAGGAGAAGATCACGCATCCCGGCAACCGGCTCGATCAACTCGTAAAGGTTGGCAGGACGGATGGGGAGATCATCGAAGAACTGTACCTGAGGGCGTTCAGCCGATTGCCCAGCGAGACGGAGCAATCCCGGCTGGAGCGCGTGGTTGCTTCCGGTGAGTCACGGAAAGAGGCCTTGCAGGACATCATGTGGGCCATGATCACGTCCCGGGAGTTCGCTTCGAATTGA
- a CDS encoding sugar phosphate isomerase/epimerase: MRRRDALKVMAGGLMAGDLWARSGSGRLQAAPDFRLRYILASSLYGTLKLKEILPEVARTGTHFIDIWPRGHADQREQIEEMGHEAFGRLLRKHGVQVGILTHYDLGPFGLQEEMKVGRQWGTRILICGSVKRTGEGPESLEAEIDAFIEKMKPHVAAAEEAGVTIGIENHGSALIRSPESIRYLAEKSPSPRLGIALAPYHLPQDPELIAGLIRDLGPKMVHFYAWEHGKGAMKKLPKAEEMEQLPGFGSLDFVPVVRALQETRYEGWTSIFMHPVPRGIPILPTAREVTEAVNRSRRYLEECLKAVS, translated from the coding sequence ATGAGAAGGCGCGACGCCCTGAAAGTGATGGCGGGTGGCCTGATGGCCGGGGACCTCTGGGCCCGGTCCGGAAGCGGGCGGCTTCAGGCCGCTCCGGACTTCCGACTCCGTTACATCCTGGCGTCCAGCCTCTATGGAACCCTGAAGCTGAAGGAGATCCTTCCCGAGGTGGCGCGGACCGGCACCCACTTCATCGACATCTGGCCCCGCGGCCATGCCGATCAGCGGGAGCAGATCGAGGAGATGGGTCATGAAGCCTTCGGCCGGCTCCTGCGGAAGCACGGCGTCCAGGTGGGGATCCTGACCCACTACGACTTGGGACCGTTCGGGCTTCAGGAGGAAATGAAGGTCGGCCGCCAGTGGGGGACCCGCATCCTGATCTGCGGCAGCGTCAAGCGGACCGGCGAGGGTCCGGAATCGCTCGAAGCCGAAATCGACGCGTTCATCGAAAAGATGAAGCCCCACGTGGCCGCCGCCGAGGAGGCCGGGGTGACCATCGGCATCGAGAATCACGGCTCGGCCCTGATCCGGAGCCCGGAATCCATTCGCTATCTGGCCGAAAAGTCTCCTTCACCCCGTCTGGGGATCGCTCTCGCTCCGTACCACCTGCCCCAGGACCCGGAACTCATCGCCGGGCTCATCCGGGATCTGGGCCCGAAGATGGTCCACTTCTACGCCTGGGAACATGGCAAGGGCGCCATGAAGAAGCTCCCCAAGGCAGAGGAAATGGAGCAGTTGCCCGGATTCGGCAGTCTCGACTTCGTCCCCGTCGTCCGGGCCCTCCAGGAGACCCGTTATGAGGGTTGGACCTCCATCTTCATGCACCCGGTCCCCCGGGGGATTCCCATCCTGCCCACCGCCCGGGAGGTCACGGAAGCCGTGAACCGGTCACGCCGCTATCTGGAGGAGTGCCTGAAGGCGGTCTCGTAA